Part of the Primulina huaijiensis isolate GDHJ02 unplaced genomic scaffold, ASM1229523v2 scaffold21223, whole genome shotgun sequence genome, AAGTATTCCTAGATGTAAATTCGAGCCTAAAACAAAACTTAATCGCCTCGTTTAAGAACTTGGACCgaagtcccggttttaatccgaatcaactcgaaacacttcccaaatttttcccaactttctACCATATCTTAGAAATACTTAAAAGAACCTGAACTAAAATTTTCAACCCAAAACTCACTGCTGAAATTCCCAAGCTTTGACAAAACTCTCGGCCCCTTCCCAAAATCACTCCTTCATGCACTACCTTCCCTAAAACTCACGCCATCGGCCACACCCGACGCACCAGCCACGAACCCATCTACTAAAGACCTAGCCCAGACACCGAGGAGCCTACCAACACAAAGAACCCAGCCTCATGCAGCCTACACTAACAGACCCGCTAGCTAGCACTTGCCAAAACCGTACCCGAGCTTTCCTCTCGATGGCGTGCGGCTGGCGCTTCAGGTGGTTCCAGAGGTGGTTGGGCCTCCCTGAGTCATGACTCAGACCCACCGGGGTCTGGTCCAAGCCTCGGTTCAACCCCTGCACCGATCGTTCCAACCCAAGCGAGCCACAGCCCCCAACGAGCACCGTCCCAAACTCTCGATGTAGCCGCTTCCAGCGACCCCGATCTGTAATGCTCTCCCAAAAACGCCAAATGCCACCCATATCAGACCCTTAACAACTCGTCCCAGCACTCCCCTTGCACAGATCATCAAACCGTGAGTGGATGAAAGTAGTGCATAAACATGAAACAGCCGAATAACCTCCGTGCATGAAACTGGATCGAGACTTTCACAAAATATTAAGCACACATCAGTATATAGATAGCGTATAAGATGCAGAAAAAAAGTACTTAGCGTGCCTGATAAGATAATTGGGGTGCAAATGTTCGAAGGGACACGAGGCGAAGAGGAAACACTCGAGCTTGAAGAAAAAGGAAGCGCCGAATTCTTGCTGCTGAAATTCACGAAGGAGGCGACTGATTGGATGAAGGTGGGCGGCTGGATGGAGTAAATTAGGTTTAGTGGGGTGCTAATGACTAGGGTTAGTTTTAATAGATAAttatgtaatatttaaatagCTAGCAATCAACTAATGTGCCTAATTTTGATAATTACAGGAAAAAAAGATTTTAAGCTCAACaggcttaaaagtaggcccattaaatccaaacacactcctgaaaaatattttgtgttataaagtttttgaaaatattagccgaatcattaaaaagtcccccgattcgataaaattcgcgtaccgttaaaaataaagtccTGCGGGTAAGAATACCTGGTAAAATctcattatttgaaaaatccacttaaaacaccatatattaatttataaaaatttaatcatgtattaaaataattttcctgaaaattttccggtctccgttcctcgttcgatcgCAAAAtacacctagaaaccctaatgcatgaacttaggaaaatttcatgaattaaatcctaccatgcatgaattatgcataaaaataattaaacacaatttaatgaaataaacatgcatttaatgcttttaaaaattttaattaaaatgccaaggaagttcaataacttgcatgcatgccaactttttaaattatttttactaacatgctaaattaccacttcttaaataagtctttattaacttatctcaatactccatctccggcctcacttatttaactgaaaaggtgacaattaaactactacgtaaaataaataaatttgaagaaaagaatttaaatactcgtgcaataaaatcattttaatttaaatactagaaattatgcatggcttatacgttgtctacgttacgggttctacagtgaCTGTGGTCACATGTCTATTTATTTTTGTCGGGGAATCTTAAACTTTTATTGTCTCCGAAGAAAACGTCTCAATCattgaatgtgaaatttgttctATGTACTTATACTCAGGGATGCTGAGGAGCGATTGACCAAAGAAGGAGATAAGCATCCTTCACgaggtattttatttatttatttagttttcaaAGTTATGCATGGCTGATGCTCTGATATGTACCTCTGCTCTTTTTTCCCTGTTTTAATTTGCTATATTTTCTTTAGGGTTAGTTATTGAAGAAATAACTGAAGAAGTAAGTGTCTCATCTGAAAAACATGAGAATCATGTGTTAACTCAACAAGAAGCTCATCAAGGCAATACAAGTCAAACCGAGAAACTTCATAAACTTCGATCAAATACAGAATATTTGAATGCTCTAAAAGATGATTCGGAATCTATCAGGTTTAATATTGTTTATGAAATAATGATTTGTTACCTTTTTGAGGAATTGAAAAGGATCTAGCTTCTCACTTTGGCAATATGTTGCAAAACGTATTGGGTGAATTTCTTAACCGAGTGTTATTTCACATGGAGAAGTCAGCAAATAATGATTAATAACAGATGTCTTGATTGAATGAAAAATGTCATGCATAAGAGCTTCTCCAATCGAGCTCTAAATTAGCGTAAAAAGCAAAATGGTGTAGTTTGTTCTTTCTCCAACACAGCGCTATGTTTGACTCCAAGATAgagatttttctttttcttttttgttttatttttgtaattcttttttatgttattttagttaaactctaaatattatataattagttttataatctaatttaattaaaaaaatatattatttcaaacaataaattttaacaaagtgattttaaaaaacttggatattttaatttactatataattaataaagataatattattatgttaataaattatttgtgataaattaattgtagtaaataaaatagtataaaaTATGCCATGAATATCTTAATTATGtagttataattaaattaattaatattgaatacaaagatacaagtataaaaaaaattaagatttcaaacactaattttttaaagtaattataattatatatttaattaatattttaattcattaatatatataatgaattttAATATAGAAATGATTTTAGATATTagtgatattttaattattgtgtttataaatattttgtgaaataaattatttgttgttaataaaataatagggaatatttcgagaatattccTTTTAGTGTAAAGTTTAGAGTTgatgggttggagatgaattTTGTATTTGATGTAGgaattacattattttaaagttaGTGCGACACTAAGATAACGTAATGGGTTGGAGATGTCCTAAATTGCAACAATTGAATTGGCTGACATGGTATACTTTTGCTTTTCTTACTTGATTTTTCCTTGTTATTCAGCATTTGCATACTTGTACTTATCCTCTGGTGATAACATACTTCATTGAAAATCAATAATGTGTTGTGGTTGATCTTGTGTAGATCCTTCCAGAACTTCATTTCTCAAACGGATCCTGAAACCTTGTCTGCAATAAATGGTGGGAAAGTCGAAGGTTTATCTCCTGGTATGGTAAAGAATGCTGCTAATGTTATTGGCAAGATGTCTCCTGAAGAACTTCAAAGAATGTTCCAGTTAGCTTCGTCTTTCCAAGGAGATCATGCATATACCAAAACAGGTTCCCCCTTTAGCCCTGGATCAGTTCCACCAGACCTATCACCTGAATTGCTCAGTACAACAACTGACATGATGAGTAAATTGTCACCTGAAGAGCTTCAAAAAATGTTTGATATGGTGTCTTCTATGAAGGGCAATGAGGGGTcaccatcatcatcatcaacaGCTGTTCATAGTTATCCTGGGTCAGTTCCACCGAATGTGACACCTGAAATGATTAAGATGGCAACTGATATGATGAGCAAGATGTCACCTGAAGaacccaaaattttttttgagattgCGTCGTCTTTGAGAGGGCAAGATGGGCCATCATCAACAGCTGACCTTTCCACAACTCGAGAAAATTTCAATGTAAATGACAATGATGTGGATGAAAGTAGTTCCTCTCAAGGTTTGCATTCAGGAAGCACTCCTCAATTAAGCTTCTTAGGTTCCACTGCTGATCTGCCGGAACAAATGAAAAGCCAAATGAAAGATCCAGCTATGCGTCAGGTTTCTAACTTGATTCTATCTTTACAAATTTCCCCCCTTTTTATACCTTTTATTGAGCTTCATTTATGTTATCAccaaaatatattcaaatatgaAATGTTCGCACTCAATTTTTTAATGTGTGTTTGGATCGAAGAAGTttcctattttttattttttatattttggaaACATGCCATAAATTTCTTAGAATAGATGAGAATGATATAAAGGACTTCGATTTcacagaaaaatcatcaattttATTTCGCATGCATTTTATATGTGTCAGTATAGGTTGGAATATTTTTTCGATTCTGATCCACTGGTTCTGTACTTCTGTAACAGCATTTCATAGTCTAATTAAAGTATTACCTATTGATTGATCTTCACTGATGTAATAACAAGGACAGCTTGCAGCAAGGGAAATTAAATACTTTTCCCGATTTGTAACTATCTATGTTTCTTCTTTGCTTGGTATAAAATGGATGTGTATTAGATTTCATTTATGACatagtttcttttcttttatatcAGCAGATGCTCACAACGATGATGAAAAACATGAGCCCTGAAATGATGGCAAACATGAGTGAACAATTTGGATTTAAACTTTCACGTGAAGATGCAGAGAGAGCTCAACAAGCCATGTCATCTTTATCCCCAGATACATTGGATATTATCGTACGTCATGATGATCTTAAAAATGGATTAAATTAATGTGTGTCTATCTATACCTACCTCAAGATTCTTTTCACCCCACTTATCTACTTCATCACCCTCGAGGTATTCGAGTCATTTGACAAAAAATCTCTAATGTATAAGATGGATCGAAGGGCAAGGACAGGTGTCATACTTTGTCCGTGTCTAATAATTGCAGAAGGTGCCAGAAAGACCAAGAATTGGCTTCTAGGAAGACCTGGTATGATTTTGGCTGTACTTATGCTCCTTTTGGCATTCATCCTGCACGGATTTGGCTTCATTGGTCAATAAAAAGATTGCGAGGATGGTTCTATCCATGAAACTTCATTCAGCACAATAAAGACATTGGCACAATTGAACGAGTCATCTGTACATATATTTGGCCGGTTCTTAGCCTAGCTAACAGAGTCGTTTTTTAGTTTATATCCTATCAGCAACTAAACAGTCAACAAGATCCAACCGATCATTTGTTATCAACTAAACTTCAAGATAATTTGAATTCTAATTTCATTTATCTTGCAAatcaaatttgtttttgttttaaaaaattaaaactaaataCTTTATAAACTATCATTCGAACTTGTATAACTATAACAAATAATGATTGCACTGTTTGGATGGTAAAttaatcaaacataatattatatattaaatttaaacgTCCTATCGATTATTTCGGTGTGTTGGTAAAATTCTTTTCAAAACTCCAAAAATATCCCTCAACTTTCTACATTTTTCTAACAATCTGTCGCTATTAAAATCTCTCtgcaaattaattttaaatatcgaGAAAAATTAGTTAGAT contains:
- the LOC140966994 gene encoding outer envelope protein 61-like, yielding MVKNAANVIGKMSPEELQRMFQLASSFQGDHAYTKTGSPFSPGSVPPDLSPELLSTTTDMMSKLSPEELQKMFDMVSSMKGNEGSPSSSSTAVHSYPGSVPPNVTPEMIKMATDMMSKMSPEEPKIFFEIASSLRGQDGPSSTADLSTTRENFNVNDNDVDESSSSQGLHSGSTPQLSFLGSTADLPEQMKSQMKDPAMRQMLTTMMKNMSPEMMANMSEQFGFKLSREDAERAQQAMSSLSPDTLDIIVRHDDLKNGLN